The following proteins come from a genomic window of Nothobranchius furzeri strain GRZ-AD chromosome 1, NfurGRZ-RIMD1, whole genome shotgun sequence:
- the rab11fip5b gene encoding rab11 family-interacting protein 1 isoform X3, with the protein MTASMFDLTMKDKPRSAFGKLKDRVTGRKKGDVESSSAIVPGRYAALSGSPGQPFGEEGGGVPESRDGQITEEKRSKVKDFFKGRLRKSSDTRSCSSLASEGSLSSMTSDNLGPPPSLDLLSDPPSSPIYTSKVRVDTHYGDTDLAKKVLTSQHTTKVLTHKRAFSDEASKITTAMTQSKSSLCINGSHVYDSEPSIPKSSAALPSKLVLLEKCSPLSRSLQNLTKRSEDKGSFSEGRRWSLDKVKKEEREDEKEARASSASAQEAQTGDWSVQGAIPMVSSASSSPDKGRKLRKTLFSAGRSDSLPAKADLSQAGSASEGKFRGWFGSSDSQNKPRLEVSPKVESSSDPPLPLPSCSPVPRQRSLPSGHISPDDHSHIHLHTPSSSSPSSTPLSPSNPFLPCIQRNPFFEELVEKESEKLPSVTSCSSPGSPPLCDTTLLAQPCTPSSDPIARATNTASIKRERPRPIAKQTSLPAVSPMAATPNSPFHTAPCFKTEILGEWDDSFDAFASSRLNSPKHPPDQPRTSPTLSCKHSYLPVDDIICYYAQELQTCEEEPPPLPPRKLLRTPVNEIFSDGWLHRGQELAVHKEAYLLSQTGVASLQHGREAECKRNSISLDVHSSSETSESLGVHSQPQTNNSSLGFTPEERLKKFKYEPLEDETDCWGGMLFEQDLYGRMCRRSYGQQKVNSHHLSLTAEDIADSTLARSEKRLDRDVAVRNLLSVPSPIPSKVPDISYTPAEETEETNLCETLCINNNISFSLTLGDLNMNVNNSDFGFIDSDGSSQSDVADAFKSFDSLGGNCPNEDLTAASHNKENTPEDMFTLKDTYIPALNSSFEIAVSSKKLCKVPPVCQDSCQGCGSELDRAALASNNPACNSAEVKTENKEEHKGNSSDLKKMKDYNGNPQDQAKLFSGVVSARTRPRGMTRQNSSGSPNNQSKKQDRDFEQFPFLVQNFSEISEGPSSYQPTKSVLSSLQALDQVDMLKVSSTDQCEANESQASLKGSTASHVAEKNVETSFEDLHTKVAPNSKTPSKSKIGTSLLDPDLCSPPIPSALSLSADTHCPLIQTSVMGSSGGATSTLAETSSTSSTTSSTDQPLVDARHSLLPEETQPASSLPLQESRPHPVKPLTSSQSDKKESRSVLEKLKSTINPGRAAQQVPAEPEKNQEVSVDRAAQYQHLTNMELISLLLQQEMDMQKQQVASEQQGLQLEKCEADLKKVKSQVRDLEDYIDNLLLRIMEQTPTLLQVRSRHK; encoded by the exons ATGACAGCCAGCATGTTCGACCTGACCATGAAGGACAAGCCTCGCTCTGCATTTGGAAAGCTCAAGGATCGCGTCACAGGGAGGAAGAAGGGGGACGTGGAGTCCTCCTCAGCCATCGTGCCGGGCCGCTATGCCGCCCTGTCGGGATCCCCGGGGCAGCCGTTTGGAGAGGAGGGAGGAGGTGTGCCAGAGTCACGAGATGGGCAGATAACAGAGGAGAAGAGGAGCAAGGTGAAAGACTTTTTCAAAGGAAGGCTGAGAAAGTCGTCCGACACCAGGTCGTGCTCTTCTTTGGCGTCAGAGGGTAGTCTGTCATCCATGACCAGTGATAACCTGGGCCCTCCACCCAGCCTGGATCTGCTCTCAGACCCCCCCAGCTCCCCCATCTACACGAGCAAAGTGAGAGTTGACACCCACTACGGAGACACAGATTTAGCTAAAAAAG TGCTGACCAGCCAGCACACCACGAAGGTTCTCACCCACAAACGAGCCTTCAGCGATGAAGCCAGTAAGATCACAACAGCCATGACTCAGTCCAAGTCGTCCCTGTGCATCAATGGAAGCCACGTCTACGATTCAGAGCCGTCCATTCCCAAAAGCTCTGCAGCGCTCCCGTCCAAACTGGTCCTCCTGGAAAAGTGTTCGCCGCTGTCTCGCTCCCTGCAGAATCTCACCAAGAGAAGTGAGGACAAAGGTTCCTTCTCAGAGGGCCGGCGCTGGTCGCTTGACAAGGTGAAGAAAGAAGAAAGGGAAGACGAGAAGGAAGCTCGGGCATCATCTGCCTCAGCTCAGGAAGCTCAGACTGGGGACTGGTCGGTCCAGGGAGCAATACCGATGGTATCTTCGGCTAGCAGTTCACCTGACAAAGGAAGGAAACTAAGAAAGACGTTATTCTCTGCAGGGAGGAGTGACTCCCTCCCTGCTAAGGCTGACCTAAGCCAGGCTGGTTCTGCATCTGAGGGGAAGTTCAGAGGCTGGTTTGGCTCCAGTGACTCTCAGAACAAGCCAAG GCTGGAAGTTTCTCCTAAGGTAGAAAGCAGCTCAGACCCACCCCTTCCCCTCCCTTCTTGCTCCCCTGTACCTCGTCAGCGCTCCCTTCCCTCTGGTCATATCTCACCTGATGACCACAGTCACATCCATCTTcacaccccctcctcctcctccccctcttcaACCCCCCTCTCCCCTTCAAACCCCTTTCTCCCATGTATTCAGCGCAACCCCTTTTTCGAGGAGCTTGTAGAGAAAGAATCGGAGAAGTTACCTTCTGTTACATCATGCTCCTCTCCTGGCTCACCCCCTTTGTGTGACACCACTCTGCTTGCTCAGCCCTGCACACCCAGCTCTGATCCCATAGCCAGGGCTACAAACACTGCTTCCATAAAACGGGAGCGCCCCAGGCCGATAGCTAAGCAGACCTCGCTTCCTGCCGTATCACCTATGGCAGCAACACCTAACTCCCCCTTTCACACCGCCCCTTGCTTCAAAACGGAGATTTTAGGAGAATGGGATGACTCTTTTGATGCCTTCGCCTCCAGCAGACTAAACTCTCCTAAACACCCTCCAGATCAGCCAAGAACCAGTCCAACTTTATCCTGTAAACACAGTTATCTTCCTGTTGATGACATCATCTGTTACTATGCACAAGAACTGCAAACATGCGAAGAAGAGCCTCCGCCGTTGCCTCCGAGAAAACTTTTAAGGACTCCAGTTAATGAGATTTTCTCTGATGGCTGGCTGCACAGAGGCCAGGAGCTAGCAGTTCATAAAGAAGCCTACCTCCTCTCTCAGACCGGCGTGGCCTCACTACAACACGGCAGAGAGGCAGAATGCAAAAGGAACAGCATTTCTCTGGACGTTCATTCGAGCAGTGAGACGTCTGAGTCTCTCGGCGTTCACTCACAGCCACAGACAAATAACAGCTCACTTGGTTTCACGCCAGAAGAGAGGCTCAAAAAGTTCAAATATGAACCTCTGGAAGATGAAACTGATTGCTGGGGAGGGATGCTGTTTGAGCAAGATTTGTATGGACGTATGTGCAGAAGAAGTTATGGACAACAAAAGGTAAATAGTCATCATTTGTCACTGACCGCTGAGGACATTGCTGATAGTACATTAGCTAGATCAGAAAAACGTCTGGACAGAGACGTGGCTGTTAGAAACCTCTTAAGTGTGCCATCTCCCATTCCCTCCAAGGTTCCAGATATCTCTTACACTCCAGCAGAGGAAACGGAAGAAACCAACCTGTGTGAAACTTTGTGCATCAACAACAACATATCTTTCTCACTAACTCTAGGAGACCTGAACATGAATGTAAACAATTCGGACTTTGGTTTTATCGATTCTGATGGgtcttctcaatcagatgttgcaGATGCTTTTAAGAGCTTCGACAGTTTGGGAGGGAATTGTCCTAATGAAGATTTAACGGCAGCGTCTCACAACAAGGAGAACACACCAGAGGACATGTTCACTTTGAAAGACACATACATACCTGCATTAAACTCCTCTTTTGAAATAGCTGTGTCTTCTAAGAAACTGTGCAAAGTACCTCCagtttgccaagacagctgccaaGGCTGTGGAAGTGAACTGGACAGAGCTGCTTTGGCATCAAACAATCCAGCATGTAACTCAGCTGAAGTTAAAACTGAAAATAAAGAAGAACATAAAGGGAACAGCAGTGACTTAAAAAAGATGAAGGATTATAATGGAAACCCACAAGACCAGGCTAAGTTGTTCTCAGGGGTTGTCAGCGCACGAACCCGGCCCAGAGGAATGACCCGACAGAACAGCAGCGGCAGCCCGAACAACCAGAGCAAAAAGCAAGACCGAGACTTTGAGCAGTTTCCATTTCTAGTTCAGAACTTTTCAGAAATCAGCGAAGGTCCATCATCCTATCAGCCCACTAAGTCAGTATTGTCTTCCTTACAAGCATTAGATCAGGTAGATATGCTTAAAGTTAGCTCCACTGATCAGTGTGAGGCTAATGAATCGCAGGCATCTTTAAAAGGCAGCACAGCATCACACGTAGCAGAAAAAAACGTAGAGACGAGTTTTGAAGACCTTCACACTAAAGTTGCACCAAACTCCAAAACCCCTTCTAAGTCAAAGATTGGGACATCTTTGCTGGATCCTGATCTCTGTTCTCCCCCCATCCCATCTGCCCTCTCCCTGTCTGCTGACACCCACTGCCCCCTCATTCAAACCTCAGTCATGGGGTCCAGTGGTGGAGCCACCTCCACTCTGGCTGagacctcctccacctcctccaccacctccagcACTGACCAGCCCCTGGTCGATGCACGGCACTCACTTTTACCTGAGGAGACGCAGCCTGCTAGCAGCCtgcccctccaggagagcag ACCACACCCAGTGAAACCATTAACATCTAGCCAGTCCGACAAGAAGGAGAGTCGCTCGGTTCTTGAGAAGCTCAAATCTACCATAAACCCTGGACGCGCTGCCCAACAGGTCCCAGCTGAACCCGAGAAGAATCAG GAGGTGAGTGTAGACAGAGCTGCTCAGTACCAGCACCTTACCAACATGGAGCTGATCtccctgctgctgcagcaggagatgGACATGCAGAAGCAGCAGGTGGCCTCAGAGCAGCAGGGGCTGCAGCTGGAGAAATGTGAGGCGGATCTAAAAAAGGTCAAGTCACAAGTTCGAGACCTGGAGGACTACATTGATAATCTGCTACTACGGATCATGGAGCAGACACCGACTCTGCTTCAGGTTCGCTCCAGACACAAGTGA